In Pectinophora gossypiella unplaced genomic scaffold, ilPecGoss1.1 Pgos_49, whole genome shotgun sequence, one genomic interval encodes:
- the LOC126381388 gene encoding uncharacterized protein LOC126381388 — protein sequence MEAAGGWWCLSLMVLYLQMSHSLQLQNIKDNPGILPVKLGQAYRQEDKWTVIKVLDLNDIKETLKFNVNKFLEFDKLVDVNKPFSHEFYNIRLHAYDLYNITINKFRQLVPSSRFKRGILNPLGSLIKVVTGNLDHEDAIKYDKLISELKGNQIHTEKKLIIVSKMLDGLINSTETLHNNTLILDERLKRIEKIVKYIASKENNSVYNTYMLSLFKLFIGNFRTIYLTISEIETVLALSKVSVLHQSIINSDEFLKILESVAKYDNLVYPVNLNNLIKIEKTIVVKSYMKENQITFILEIPLIDGNIYNYFKIYSLPMFKPSTNLTYVIIPKYPYLLAKGPKYHPINSPCDELAPGQFLCKENDQVIYPERTCVEQLMRFHSNLTLCRVYPVHVEDIKIQRIDPANWIVYTRSSQILTEKCNDDTIKRQIQGTYLISNAEDCELYIENFKLNRRRSIAADFHFKVTPVIGLPKPDFLKMNVTTELSKVDIKGVSLDNLKHLSNVLNSERFNSDISESEIIDTRSVSLATIFLYVILIISIITIIIWKFKVFNFTRNHQDSKSSDDFVLEEGGVMPPLARRTVTVHAA from the exons ATGGAAGCAGCCGGGGGTTG GTGGTGCTTAAGCCTGATGGTTCTGTACCTTCAGATGAGCCACAGCCTTCAACTTCAAAACATTAAGGACAACCCCGGGATATTGCCTGTCAAGTTGGGACAAGCATATCGACAAGAAGATAAATGGACAGTTATTAAAGTTTTAGATTTGAATGATATAAAGGAAACCCTTAAATTTAACGTTAATAAGTTTTTAGAGTTTGATAAATTGGTAGATGTTAATAAACCTTTTTCACAtgagttttataatataagGTTACACGCGTATGATTTGTATAATATAACCATTAACAAATTCAGGCAACTTGTTCCGTCTAGCAGATTTAAGAGAGGCATCCTAAACCCTCTTGGTTCTTTAATAAAAGTAGTCACAGGGAATCTAGACCATGAAGACGCGATTAAATATGACAAATTGATCTCTGAACTTAAAGGCAATCAAATACATACagaaaagaaattaattattgtatctAAAATGTTAGATGGTTTAATAAATAGCACCGAGACATTACATAATAACACGTTAATATTAGACGAACGTCTTAAACGTATAGAAAAAATTGTTAAATACATAGCATCGAAAGAAAATAACTCcgtttataatacatatatgttAAGCTTGTTCAAACTGTTCATTGGAAACTTCAGAACTATATACTTGACTATTAGTGAAATTGAAACTGTTTTAGCCTTGAGTAAAGTCTCAGTGTTACACCAATCCATCATAAATTCAGATGAGTTTCTCAAAATACTGGAATCTGTAGCCAAGTATGATAATTTAGTATATCCTGTAAACCTAAATAACTtgataaaaattgaaaaaactatAGTTGTTAAGTCATATATGAAAGAAAATCAGATTACGTTCATTTTAGAAATTCCTTTAATAGatggaaatatttataattattttaaaatttattcattaCCCATGTTTAAGCCATCAACAAACCTTACCTATGTTATAATTCCTAAATATCCTTACCTTTTGGCGAAAGGTCCGAAATACCACCCCATCAACAGTCCCTGCGACGAGCTAGCCCCGGGACAGTTCCTGTGCAAGGAGAATGACCAGGTTATTTATCCTGAACGAACCTGTGTTGAGCAGCTGATGCGGTTTCATTCTAATCTCACCCTCTGCAGAGTTTACCCTGTCCACGTGGAAGATATCAAGATCCAGAGGATCGATCCTGCCAATTGGATTGTCTACACCAGGAGCAGCCAAATACTTACTGAAAAATGTAATGACGACACAATCAAAAGACAGATTCAGGGTACTTACCTTATTTCCAATGCTGAAGACTGCGAACTCTACATAGAGAACTTTAAATTAAACCGCCGGAGGTCCATTGCTGCCGATTTCCATTTCAAGGTTACACCCGTAATTGGTTTACCTAAGCCCGACTTCCTGAAGATGAACGTTACCACGGAATTATCTAAGGTGGACATTAAAGGCGTGTCTTTGGATAACTTGAAGCATCTCTCTAACGTATTAAACAGTGAAAGGTTTAACAGTGATATCAGTGAAAGTGAAATAATAGACACTCGTAGTGTGAGCTTAGCTACTATATTCCTTTATGTAATCTTAATTATAAGTatcattactattattatatggaAATTTAAAGTTTTCAATTTTACACGAAATCACCAAGACTCAAAATCGTCGGATGATTTCGTGCTTGAGGAGGGAGGAGTTATGCCACCCCTAGCCCGAAGAACGGTGACAGTGCATGCTGCCTAG